In one Fundulus heteroclitus isolate FHET01 chromosome 3, MU-UCD_Fhet_4.1, whole genome shotgun sequence genomic region, the following are encoded:
- the themis2 gene encoding protein THEMIS2, with the protein MAGTIALPLQEFIASLDNASLPKILQVCSGVYFQGSIYEISGSEVCFSTGDLIKVIGIELQSVSCEDVVNKERFELPITHTGLFKVVPEQMPYTSIEEMVSLRPVDLDDSLPFTFTSNSKMTFGSLTLGSGKALTVLSIERHNGEEGRVRCHVKGQTEASAEVCIPLSSRGEFYECESEESYTLKDIMASPSLRSRRFRFVKTTKCERVVVFSPIYQVQAIMNLRKNVLRFPSSLEVDVVDVTDVCKNVHFVTPLSLTEVLSQPDESFPVVAEVLEEPESRSFFKCDWLPGLTKSTNLVLHKKGTMAMVLMSSLKGRKNQQYFVVSQQYNGRFRRRPREFSSVYELYVASTQTNGLTVSVTRNCEEVKEEGLPDLSVGEKLQVVDCTRMELPCVNSKGERQSVEALLCHRLQEPNDDDDEDEEEDDEEKKEQEQENEEVLLPLYMQGHFVEVLAENKKYKLSDLGKEFSLPLDVKVVSRDTDLETDPLVGFPCLRIEGAMLEPSIQASFQNKPDHCFQLLPQWLSLSVSFTKDPLPWPEHQCPKCVIEKVSEVTDTFFYEFRRKDNSNEAPPPRPPKRDMSSLNLTKKTSKSTKKHSKPKKNKDKSPPTEKLNDLTLNHKKRPPAPLPPEGLNDESPPPLVPRKCLTAETTSKALPNTYVKINQSIKNENLTADVESDHDYETVDDSLVAMVKTAQESVPFY; encoded by the exons ATGGCAGGCACCATTGCTTTGCCGCTTCAAGAATTCATTGCTTCACTGGACAACGCCAGTTTGCCAAAAATTTTGCAAGTTTGCTCTGGAGTGTATTTCCAAG GTTCAATATATGAAATTTCTGGAAGTGAAGTGTGCTTTTCTACCGGGGATCTAATAAAGGTCATTGGCATTGAACTACAGTCTGTTTCCTGTGAAGATGTCGTTAACAAAGAAAGATTTGAGCTTCCAATCACTCACACAG GGCTGTTCAAAGTGGTCCCTGAGCAGATGCCATACACTTCAATCGAGGAGATGGTGAGCCTGAGGCCCGTGGACCTGGACGACTCCCTTCCTTTTACCTTCACCAGCAACTCCAAGATGACTTTCGGCAGTCTGACGCTGGGGTCCGGCAAAGCATTGACCGTGCTCTCCATCGAGAGGCATAACGGCGAAGAGGGCCGGGTGCGTTGCCACGTAAAGGGGCAAACGGAGGCCTCGGCCGAAGTGTGTATTCCTCTGTCTTCTCGAGGGGAGTTTTACGAATGCGAGAGTGAGGAAAGCTACACCCTGAAGGACATAATGGCTTCGCCTTCCCTGCGCAGTCGAAGGTTTCGCTTCGTTAAGACCACCAAGTGTGAACGAGTTGTCGTCTTCAGTCCAATCTACCAGGTCCAGGCCATAATGAACC TGAGGAAGAACGTGCTCAGGTTTCCATCCAGCCTGGAGGTGGACGTGGTTGACGTCACTGATGTGTGTAAAAACGTCCACTTCGTGACGCCTCTGAGTCTGACGGAGGTCCTGTCACAGCCGGACGAATCATTCCCCGTGGTGGCAGAGGTGTTGGAGGAGCCCGAGAGCCGCTCTTTTTTCAAGTGTGACTGGCTTCCGGGCCTGACCAAGAGCACCAACCTGGTTCTGCACAAGAAAGGAACCATGGCCATGGTCCTGATGTCTAGCCTGAAGGGCCGGAAGAATCAACAGTACTTCGTTGTGTCCCAGCAGTACAACGGACGGTTTCGGAGGCGGCCGAGAGAGTTCAGCTCAGTGTACGAGCTGTATGTTGCTTCAACCCAGACAAACGGCCTGACAGTGAGCGTGACAAGGAACTGCGAGGAAGTCAAAGAGGAGGGTCTGCCAGACCTCAGCGTCGGGGAGAAGCTACAGGTGGTGGACTGCACTAGAATGGAGTTGCCTTGTGTGAACAGTAAAGGGGAGAGGCAGTCTGTCGAGGCTCTTTTGTGTCATCGTCTTCAAGAGCCAAACGATGATGACGacgaggacgaggaggaggacgatgaagagaagaaggagcaggagcaggaaaaTGAGGAGGTCTTATTGCCTCTCTACATGCAGGGTCACTTTGTAGAGGTTCTCGCTGAAAACAAAAAGTATAAACTCAGTGACCTGGGAAAGGAGTTCAGTTTGCCACTGGATGTAAAAGTGGTGAGCCGAGATACTGACCTGGAGACAGATCCGCTGGTTGGGTTCCCTTGTCTAAGGATAGAGGGGGCAATGTTGGAGCCCAGCATCCAGGCGAGCTTTCAGAACAAACCTGACCACTGTTTCCAGCTCCTGCCCCAGTGGCTGTCTTTGTCCGTGTCTTTCACCAAGGACCCCCTTCCGTGGCCTGAGCACCAGTGCCCGAAGTGTGTCATAGAAAAGGTTAGCGAGGTGACAGACACTTTTTTCTATGAGTTTCGCAGGAAGGATAACTCAAACGAGGCCCCTCCACCTCGGCCGCCAAAACGAGACATGTCATCGTTAAACTtgaccaaaaaaacatcaaaatctaCAAAGAAACACTCCAAGcctaagaaaaacaaagacaaaagccCGCCGACAGAGAAGCTAAACGACTTAACGTTGAATCACAAAAAAAGACCCCCAGCTCCACTGCCTCCT GAGGGCTTAAATGATGAATCTCCTCCTCCACTTGTACCACGAAAGTGCTTGACTGCAGAAACGACAAGCAAGGCCCTGCCAAACACTTACGTGAAGATAAACCAGTCGATAAAAAATG